CGTCCGCCAACTGCTCGAACCGGGCCTGCCCGACCGCGTCCGCGACATCCTCGCCCGCACCGGGCTGCCCCCGGCCGGCCTCTGGCTGGAGGTCACCGAGTCCGGGCTGATGACCGATCTGGACACCTGCCTGGACGTGCTCTACCAGCTGCGGGCCCTCGGGGTCACGCTCTGCATCGACGACTTCGGCACCGGCTACTCGTCCCTGAGCTACCTGCAACGGCTCCCGGTCGCCATCGTGAAGGTCGACCGGGCCTTCATCGCGGGGGTCGGGGAGGGTGGGGCCAACGAGTCGATCGTCCGGGCGGTGCTCGCCATGTCGCAGGCTCTGGGGCACCGGGTGGTCGCCGAGGGCGTCGAGACAGCGGTGCAACGGGACTGGCTGCACGCCAGCGGCTGCGATTTCGGGCAGGGGTGGCTCTTCGGCAGGCCCCAGCCCGCCGACGCCGTCCGCCGGCCCGCCGAGGTCCGCTGATTCCCGATCAACACCCGCTTTCGGTACGTCCGGAGCACCCCCGCCGTGCGGAAAGTCGCCTCCGCCACTCACCGCCGTGGCGCGCCCCAGGCCCCGGCTGGGTTCTGTCGGAAACCGGCCGAGACACCTGGCCGGACCACAAGAAACCGCGGGCAAGACCTGGGCCGGCTTCGGGCCTTGCCTCGGCACCGGCGAGACACCCCTCCGGACCAGCCGAGACCGTGCGGCTCGCTCGGGCAAGCCTCGGTGGTGGCAGGACAGCTCTCGGACCAGCCCCGGACCGCGCACTCCTCGGACGTGGGGCGGTGTGGGGGTTTGGGCGGACCACCGGGAGGGGCGGATCAGCCCGGATGCGGCCTCGCGGTGGTGAGGTCGCAGCGGCCTGGCGTCGGCGGCGGGACGGGGCAGCGCGGTTGGGGCGGTGTCGGGCGTACCGAAGGAAGGGTTTGGTCTTGACTCTCCCGTGGGCCGCGGGAGGTGGTCTTGGCTCTCCGATCGGTCGCGAAAGCTGGACTTGACTCTCCAGCTTGTCGAGGGTGGAGGGTGGACTGGTGACGATGACGGATGTGGACAGGATCGGGCCGGTGCTGCGGAGTGCGTGGGGGCGCGACACGTGTGATCCGCATGATCTGGCGGACTGGACTCCGGCGAATCCGGCTCGGGGGCAGTGCGGGGTGACGGCGCTGGTCGTGCGGGAGTTGCTGGGTGGGGAGCTGGTGCTCGGCGAGGTGTTCGTGGGTGAGGACAAGGTGGGGCATCACTACTGGAACAGGCTGCCCGACGGGCGGGAGGTCGATTTCACGGCTGATCAGTTCCGGCCGGACGAGGTGGTGACCGGTGGGCGGGTTCAGGAGGTTCCGCCCGGGGCGCCGCAGCGGTGCCGGGGGCAGTATCAACTGCTGCGGGAGCGCGTGTTTGCCCAGCTCGGCGAGGGGAGGGAGGCTGCGGCCGGCTGAGCGGCCGACGCTTCAGGGGTGGTCGCGGCGGGCCAGGACGCGGGTGTGTCAGGGGTGATCGCGGAGGGTGGTTGACGGGGGGACGCCGAAGCGGGCTCGGTAGGCGCCGGCGAAGCGGCCGAGGTGGGTGAATCCCCAGCGATAGGCGATGTCGCTGACGCTGGTGACGCTCGGGTCGGCGCGGGACAGCTCGGCGTGCACGTTGTCCAGGCGCAGCCGGCGCAGGTAGGTCATCGGGGACATGCCGACGTGCTGGCGGAAGGCGTCCTGGAGGACGCGGACACCGACGCCGGCGACCGCGGCCAGCTCACGCGTCGTGTACGGGCGCCACGGCTCGGCGTGCATGACGTCGAGCGCGCGCTTGACGGTGCGCGGGCGGTGCGGGCCCTGGAGCCCGGCCGGCTCCTCGCCGTAGGGGTGCTCGACGGTCAGGGCCAGGCCACTCACCACCATGTCGCGCCAGCGCGCGGCCATCCGCGGCTGGGTGGCCAGGCCCTCCGGGGCGCGCAGCTCGGACAGCAGCAGCCGGACCAGCGCCACCCAGGTCCGGCCCGGGCCGTCGACCAGGTCGAAGCTGGCGCCCAGCGGCATCGGTGAGACGACCCGTTGGTCCAGCGCGGCGTCCAATTCGCGTTCCAGGGCGCCGCGCTCCACCTTGACGCTGAGCAGCCGGCAGGAGCCGGGCCAGTCCAGCTCGATGTCGCCGGTCGGGCGGTAAACCGCGGCCCGGGTCGGGTCGGCGAGCACCACGGTGCCGCGGTGCCGGGACCGGAGCACGCCGGTCAGCGGCACCAGCACGTGGTACGCCGTCTCCAGGGCGCCGATCGCGACCCGGATGTCGGTGCCGTACCCGACCTCGCCGACGGTGATCGGCCCGAGCTCCACCACGTCGGCGCTGAAGTCGAACCGGCCGGGGTCACCGACCGGGTCGATCCGCAGCGGCTCGTAGTAGACCTTGCGGCAGAACGCGCGGGCCTCCTCCACGTCGGTGGTGCGCAACGCGACGTGGATCGGGACATCACCGCCCGTCATGGCTACACCCTAGACCGAGAGGAGCGTCCTCCCGGGGATCGCGTGCTCCGGCCAGGTGAACTCGGCGACGTGTCCACCGTGCACCAGCACCTCGGCCAGCGGGTCCGGTCCGTCGGCCCAGACCGCGTACCGGCCCTCGGGCAGGCTGTCGATCACGACGCAGTAGGTGACGCCGCCGCGGACGTACCGGGCCCGGACCGCGGCGTGCTGCCGCTGGTCCGGCGCGCCCGCCGGGCTGATCTCGATCTCGTGCCCGTGCTCCCGGGCCGAGGTGTGGATGATCAGCGCGCCGATCCCGCCGCCGATGTTCAGCATCACGGTGCCCTGCCCGGACGGGGCGAGCGTGTGGTGGTGGTGATGATGACCGTGTCCGTGATCGTGGCTCATGCCGGCACCGAGAATCCGTCGAAGGGAGTACCCAGGTAGGGGAAGTGCTTGAGCAGCCCGGCGCTCGCGTCCTTGATGCTCAGGCCCTGCTCGACCAGGGCCGCCGCGGCGTCCGGGGTGAACTTCTTGTCGACCAGCGGCACGGTGACCCCGGCGATGGCCCGCAGCGAGATGGAGACGACGTCGTCGGCGATCCGGCGGCCGTTGGGGAAGCCTGCCACGTCACCGCCCACCACGCCGAACTTGTTCGGCTTCGCGGCCGGCGGGATCGCGGTGTTCAGCCGCAGCATGTCGGCCTGCAGCGCGCCGGTGTTGTTCTGGAAGCCGTCGATCAGCCCGGCCGGGATGCCGGTCAGCAGGATGGCGAGCAGGTCGGCCCGGTCCTTGCCGGCCTTGTTCAGGTCGGCGAGCTTGTCGAACAGGCCCGGGTAGAGCACCGGCAGCAGCGACGCCAGCTCCGGCTTGGCGACGAACTCGGCGAACTTCTTGTCCTCGCTCGGCGGCAGGCTGTTCCACTTGTCCTTCTGCGCCATCGGCACGATGACCTCGTTGAACAGCGGGTTGCCCAGCCGCGACACCTGCACCTGCGGGCCGACGTAGACCTCGCCGCTCTTGCTGTCGCCGCGCACCTGCACCTGACGGCGGCTGGCCGAGGTCCACACCCCGATCACCGCGCCGGCGTCGGTGGCCTTGACCCGCTTCTTGCCGTCCCGGCGGACCATGTGCAGCGGGATCTGCACCGCGATGCTGTGCACGTTGGTCTGGTCGGTCGCGTTGACCGCCTTGCCGGCGTAGTTGAACAGCTTCTGGCCGACCAGGTGCTTGTCCTGGAACGGGCGCAGCGTGCCCAGGTCGAAGATGGCGCCCAGGTCGACGAAGAACGCGTCGGCGCGCTGCCCGGCGAAGACCTTCTCACCGGTCTTCAGCTTGTGCACGGCGTCCTTGGCGAGACCCTCGTAGTCGGCGATCGAGATCTTGCCGACGTTGCACGGCGGGCAGGGCAGCTTCTTGGCGAGCACGGTGCTCTTGCCGTGGCTGTCGACCTTGGTCACCGAGAAGAACTGCCGGCGGTTCCAGTTCTCACTGTCCAGCGATTCGATCGGCCCGGTGTTGTACAGGAAGGTCTTGTCATTGCGCAGTTCAGTGACGAACCGGAACTGATAGGTGATGTCCGGGCGGGCATCGCCGTTCGCGTCGATGTGGATTTCGTAGAGCACGTCGTCGCCGAACTCGAAGAAGTTCGGGCCGCTCGCCGGAATCTGCAAGGGCACGTAGTTCGCGATGATGGTGACCGTATCCGGGTCGTCGGGGCTGACGAACGCGTACAGGTCGGAACTGTCGGCGACCGGGTCCTTGCTGATTTCCGGCGCTTCGCGGTGAGAAGACATTCTGTCGTGATCCTCTTCGGTTAGCGGCCGGCGTGCTTGAGCAGCTGGGCAGCGAGCTTCTTGTCGGTGACGGTCTTTTTGGAATCGCCGGAGAAGAGGTCGATGGTCCCCTTCTTGGCGTCCCGCACCGAGACGATCAGCGGTGAGTTGTTGGCCGACGTGGTCTCGTTCTCACCGGCCAGGGAGAGTCCGGCGACGGAAACGGCCGAGACTCCGACACCGGCGGCGGTGAGCGCCAGCATCCGGCGGCGGTTGAACCGCGGGAACGCCTGGGCACGGTAGCGACTACGACTCATGCTGGGCCTTTCGTCTGTTGGGGGGCCGGACGGGCGTTGCATTGTCGACGCCGGTGATTACGGGATTGGAGATCGAGGAGTTCAAAACTTTTTTCCAGGGATCTCTCAGGGGCGGCGGCGACGGCGTCCTAGCAGGGCAATTACGCCGGCGATCACCGCAGCGCCGAGGGCGCCGGCGATCAGCCAGTGGCCGACGTCGGTGGAGTCCTGACTCGTGGCGGCGGCCAGCACCGGTTCGGCGGACGTCTCCGCCGCTGTGGGGGCCGTCTCCGCCGGGGCGGGGGTCGTCCTGTCGGGAGTCGCGGGCGCCTTGGTCGTGATCGGGGCCGCCTTCGTGGTTGCCGCCTTGGCCGGCGCCGTGGTCGGCGCCGCGGTCGGCGCCTTGGTTGCGGCCGCCGGGAACACCAGGTCGGAGCAGGAGTAATAGGTGTCCGGGGTGCTGGACGTCTCCCACACGACATAGAGCATGTGCCGCCCGGCCCGCTCCGGCAGTGTCACCTTCATCCGGTACGCGCCCCCGGTCAGCGGCGGGTCGGTGAACGACGCCAGGGGCTTGCTGCCCAGGTCGTCCCAGCGCAGCCGCTCCGATGGGTCGTATCCGGGCTTGGTCAGGAAAATCCGGAACTCTCCCTGGTGCGGGATGGTCCCCCGGTAGGCGATCTTCAACGTCTGCCCGGACTTCACCTCCGTCGCCGGGAAGTCGTCGCGGGGCAGATCCAGGCCCCGATAGGCGTCCAGTCCCCCGCTGCACAGCTTCCCGTCCGGCACGACCTTCCGATCGTTGCCGTTCACGTTCGCGATCCGCAGGTTGTCGAACGCCCCGATGAACCCGCCGGTCGCGGCCTTGGCCGCCTTGCACGCCGGCGCGGAGGTCTGCGTCCCGTTCCCGGCGCAGGCCGCTGACCGGCTGATCGGCGTGGTCGGCGCGCCGTGGGCGTACACCGGCCCGGCCGGCACGACAATGGCCACGACGGCCGCCGCAACGATGAAGGTACGCACGGTGACTCCCCGGCGGATCACACGACCGGGACGTTCCCGGTCACCCGGGAGATACGGAGATCCGGCACCGCTCGTTCAGTGACCACCCGGCTGTGATTGCATGACCGAGTCCGGCAACACCAAACGGGAGGATTCATGAACAAGCCCGACGTCGGTCCCATCCCCGACGAAGCGCCCGCCGATCTCGTGATCGAGGACATCGTCGAGGGCACCGGCCCGGAGGCCAAGCCCGGCGAGTACGTCAGCGTCCACTACGTGGGCGTCGCCCAGTCGACGGGTAAGGAGTTCGACGCCTCCTACAACCGTGGCCAGGCGCTCGGTTTCCGGGTCGGCGGCCAGCAGGTCATCGCCGGCTGGGATCAGGGCGTGGCCGGGATGAAGGTGGGCGGCCGCCGCAAGCTGACCATCCCGCCGCACCTCGGTTACGGCTCGGCCGGCGCCGGTGGCGTGATCAAGCCGAACGAGACCCTGATCTTCGTGGTGGATCTGGTCGAGGTTCACTGAGCTCGGCGGCGGGCCTGTCGGACTCCTGGAGGAGACCGGACAGGCCCGCTGCCGCCTCTGCCTCGATCCGGGCGGCGAGGGCCTCGTCCTCGGCGAGCTTGGCCTCCTCGGTCAGCACCTCGGCGGCCACCTCGGCGACGTGCGCCGCCCGCCGCACCTCGACGGCCTCCTCCAAGGCGTTCTCATACCGCCGTTTCGCCGCCGCGACCTCCTCGTCGACCCGCTCCAGGGCCGACTCGTCCGGCCGGGTGTGCGACCAGATCCGGTTCAGCTGGTCGACCGAGAGGTCGCCGCGCCGGTAAGCCTCCAGCGCGGCCCGCTCCACCAGTTTCCGGCTCTCGTCGGCCGGGCCGGTCCACGCGTCCCATTTCGCCTGCTGATACCGCTGCTCGGCCTGGTCCCGCACGTCGGCCGCCTCGGTGGCCCGCTCCCGGGCCTCGTCGGCGGCCGCCACGGCGCGCTGCGCCGCGGCCCACACCTCGTCCGCGCCGCTCTCCAGCTCCGCGGCCTCAGTCGCCTCCGGCGGCGGCGGAACCGGCCTGCGCCGGCCCGAGACCACCGCCATCCCGCCAAGCGCCAGCACTGCGAACAGAATCAGCCCCAGCAGGATCTGGGCCGCATCCATCCCCGTTCCCCTCACGCCCTCCGACGTTAGTAGGAACGTGAGAGGACCGCACATGCGGTTCCCAAGGCTCGTCCAACGGGATCACTTGGCGTCCTTGAGGGCCGCGCAGCCGCCGGTCTCGTCGGGCAGCAGCGGCCGGAAGGTGACCTGCCACTGCTTGCCGCCGGACACCCACGGCGTCCGCATGTTCGCCTTGCCGGCCGCGGCCCACAGCTTGTCCTTGGCGGCGCCGTCGACCGAGACGCAGTGCGTGCCGGCGCTCAGCTCGGCGCCGGGCAGCGCCGGGCCGGGCCAGTCCTGCGGCTGCTGCTTGAGGCCGTCGTCGGAGGCCACGTACTCCTGGGCGAGCGCGGCGAGGCTGTCCGGCACGAAGGAGTCCGGGCCGTCGTCACCGGCGAAGGCGTTCAGCTCGTCGACGTAGGCGGCCAGCTTCTTGCGGGCGGCCTGCTGGGCGTTGCTCAGGTTCGGGTCGTCGGGCTGCGCCTGGTGCAGGGCGGTCACGCGTACCGTCTCGGTCTTGCCGCCCGAAGTGGCGGTGATCACCGTGTCCGGGATGTCGGCGACACCCGGGGCGCCGAGATCGTTCCCGGTTTTGACGCCGGCCGCGAGAGCGTCGGCGGCCCACTTGTTCGCCTGCTCCTTGGTGATCTTGCGAACCTGGAGGTTGGGCAGGGCCGGACCGGGCGCGATGGCGGGCACCGGCCCGTTGCTGATCACCCGCCCGTCGGCATAGACGGTGACGTCCGGCAGCCGGCCGTAGCGGTAGGAGGTCGGCACGAAGCCACCCTCCTGGGAGATGCGCACCAGCACGGTGGGGTCGCCTTTTCCGGCGGTGGCGCTTTCGGTGATCGGATCGGCGGCGGTGCCGGCCGAGCCGGCCGAGCCGGCCGAGTCCGGCCGGGCACAGCCGGCCATCAGGATCAGGGGGATGGCGGCGGCGGTCAGGAGACCGCGGGTTCGGGTCATGTTCGGTACGACGAAACGTCCGCTCCGCCGGTTCCGCCCGGTCCGAAGATTCCCGCCGAAAGAGTGGATCTTTGTTTAGGGGACGACCCGTGCCGAGCGGCCCTGGACGGTCACGACGTCGCCGGGGTGCAGCTGCCGGCCACGGCGGGTGTCGACCTCGCCGTTCACGGCGACGTCGCCGGAGGCGATGAGGATCTTGCCCTCGCCTCCGGTCTCGATGAGGTCGGCCAGCTTGAGAAACTGACCCAGCCGGATCATGTCACCGTCGATCGGCACGTCACGCATCGGCACATCATGCCACCAGCGTTTTCCGGGCCCGCCGGGCCCGCTCGGTTCGCCAGGGCTCCGCCCTTTTGGGTACGCCGAAAGCCGCGGTCCCGCTCGCGCACCGAGGCTTGCCGCTCCACCGGACGCCAGCGCGCCGGGTAGTCGGCCCCATCGCCCTGCCGCCCTACCGCCCTACCGCCCTACCGCCCCGCCACCGTGCGGCCCAGCACTCGGCCGCCCAGCACCCGGCCGCCCCGCGCCCCGCCATCCGGCTGCCCCGCCGCCCGGCCACCCCGCCGCCCAGCCACCCGGGCCACCCGGCAACCCGCCGCCCAGCCACCCGGGCCACCCGGCCATCCCGCCACCCGGCTGCCCCGCGCCCCGGCACCCGCCGCCCATCGCCTCGTCCGCTGGATCGCCCATCGGCAGCCGCTCACCTCGCCACCCGACACCTTATTTCCGACGCCAATTATTTCCCAAAATTTATTGCGGAAGAACGCTGTAAAGATCTTGCGGATGGCACGTTCCGGCACTGACGAGGTGGATTCGGAAGCGCGATAATCGATTCATGCAGCAGTTGTCGTTGTTCGGGAGGGCGGAACTCGCGAAGATGCGAGACCGCACTGCGGCACGCAATTATTCGCCGGTCAAGGACGCATTTCGGCGAGAGCACCAGCGGCGCCGGGCGGTGGGACTACGCCGCCGCCATGCCGAGAAGCTGCGGCGCCTGGGCTATGCCGACGCCGAGGCGATCGCCGCCGAGATGCACCGCCCACCCACAGCACGACCCGCCGCAGCGCCGTCGCCGCCGAGGCCAGCGGCCCCACGGCGACGATCGGACCCACCGCGACGAGCAGCATCATCGCGACCAGCGGCGTCACCCCGACCAGCGGCATCATTGCGACCAGCTGCATCAGCTTCCCGGACAAGCGTGCCGCAGTTGTCACGCGTGCCAAAGCCGCGACCGTCGCCGTCGCAACGGCCTACGCTGCCGTCACCCTCGCCGTCGGCGCTCGCGGTCGTGCCTTGGCGGCGGGCAAGGCGATTGGTCACCGTCGGATCGGTTCGCTGTGCGTTGCGGGTGCCTGCGGCCGAAGGTGGGAATTTCATGAATGAGGGTGGTCACTGTATAGCGACGGCCAAGGTGTCACTCAATGCTATCCCGGGCGACCGGATTCGCGGATCTCCCTGTCGGGGGCGGGACTAATAGCAATGGCGTCAATTCCGTTCTGGCTCGCCTCGTGTCGGACGGTGGCTGATGCTGGGCGGAATTCGCGACGGAGGACCCTGCCGAAAGGCGTCGATCGGCGGACCACGGACATGGCCCGACCTCGCGACGCGGACGGTGACGGCTCGCAACTTCCTTCCGGGCCGCCCTGTCTCGGTGTGCCCGAAGCCCGCCCCACCCTGCGCCACCTTCGCTCCGCCGCTGCCCGTGATGCCGCGCGCGAGGCCGGAGAAAAGTTTCTGTGTGGCGTTGAACCATCGGGGGCTGTGATCCGAACTAACTCCCGTGAGGTATTTGGGAACAGCACTGACCCTCGTGGCGACCGCGGGCGCACTCGGCGTGGCCGGTCCGGCCTTCGCCGACGTGACCATCAGCCCGTCCAGCGCGCCACAGGGCAGCGGCCAGAACCTGGCCTACCACGTGGTCAACGACGCGACTCAGCCGATCACTCGCGTGACGCTGCGGATTCCGGCGGACACCCCGATTGCTGAGGTCTATCCGCTGTCGGTGGATGACTGGGCGCCGCAGATCGAGTGGCAGGAGCTGTCGACGCCGCTCAAGACGATTCACAACGGCACGCCGGTGACCCAGGTACCCAAGTCGATCACCTGGATCGCGGTCGGCGGGAAGGCCATCGCGCCGGGTGGGGCCGCGGATCTGAGTGTGGCGGTCGGCCCGCTGCCTACGCTCAGTACGGTGCAGTTCACCCTGGTCGGGACGTATGCCGACGGGAAGACCGGTCCGGCCATGACGGCCGGGATGACACTGACACCGGATCCGGACGGAGCGGCGGCAGCGGCCGGGCATCACGGTGCGGCGGCGACCGAGGCGGCGTCCGATGAGGAGCAGCTGTTCGCGGACACGGTGGCGCAGGCCCAGGACGATGATCGGGGCGGTTCGGCGCTCGCGATGGGCGGCTGGGTGGTGGCCGCGCTGGCGCTGATCGGGGCCGGCTGGATGGTGCTGCGCAACCGGCACCGGGCCACGGAGCCCGACGAGCCGGGCGAGCCTGAGGAATCTCCGGCGCCGGAGGCAACGTCCGAGGCTCCGGAACCGTCTGAGGAGAAGGAGACCGTTTCGGCCAGCCGCTGGAGTTACCACGGCTGACGCAGACTCCCACGCAGGCAGGGTCCTGCAACGGGAAAACCTCACGCGGGTGGGCGTGAGGCGAGTCGCGGTTCGCGCGTGGGGCGCGAGTCACGACAGGCGGGTGGGGCCCCGG
Above is a genomic segment from Actinoplanes ianthinogenes containing:
- a CDS encoding YunG family protein, whose product is MTDVDRIGPVLRSAWGRDTCDPHDLADWTPANPARGQCGVTALVVRELLGGELVLGEVFVGEDKVGHHYWNRLPDGREVDFTADQFRPDEVVTGGRVQEVPPGAPQRCRGQYQLLRERVFAQLGEGREAAAG
- a CDS encoding AraC family transcriptional regulator is translated as MTGGDVPIHVALRTTDVEEARAFCRKVYYEPLRIDPVGDPGRFDFSADVVELGPITVGEVGYGTDIRVAIGALETAYHVLVPLTGVLRSRHRGTVVLADPTRAAVYRPTGDIELDWPGSCRLLSVKVERGALERELDAALDQRVVSPMPLGASFDLVDGPGRTWVALVRLLLSELRAPEGLATQPRMAARWRDMVVSGLALTVEHPYGEEPAGLQGPHRPRTVKRALDVMHAEPWRPYTTRELAAVAGVGVRVLQDAFRQHVGMSPMTYLRRLRLDNVHAELSRADPSVTSVSDIAYRWGFTHLGRFAGAYRARFGVPPSTTLRDHP
- a CDS encoding phospholipase, whose amino-acid sequence is MSHDHGHGHHHHHHTLAPSGQGTVMLNIGGGIGALIIHTSAREHGHEIEISPAGAPDQRQHAAVRARYVRGGVTYCVVIDSLPEGRYAVWADGPDPLAEVLVHGGHVAEFTWPEHAIPGRTLLSV
- a CDS encoding DUF4331 domain-containing protein; translated protein: MSSHREAPEISKDPVADSSDLYAFVSPDDPDTVTIIANYVPLQIPASGPNFFEFGDDVLYEIHIDANGDARPDITYQFRFVTELRNDKTFLYNTGPIESLDSENWNRRQFFSVTKVDSHGKSTVLAKKLPCPPCNVGKISIADYEGLAKDAVHKLKTGEKVFAGQRADAFFVDLGAIFDLGTLRPFQDKHLVGQKLFNYAGKAVNATDQTNVHSIAVQIPLHMVRRDGKKRVKATDAGAVIGVWTSASRRQVQVRGDSKSGEVYVGPQVQVSRLGNPLFNEVIVPMAQKDKWNSLPPSEDKKFAEFVAKPELASLLPVLYPGLFDKLADLNKAGKDRADLLAILLTGIPAGLIDGFQNNTGALQADMLRLNTAIPPAAKPNKFGVVGGDVAGFPNGRRIADDVVSISLRAIAGVTVPLVDKKFTPDAAAALVEQGLSIKDASAGLLKHFPYLGTPFDGFSVPA
- a CDS encoding lytic polysaccharide monooxygenase, which gives rise to MRTFIVAAAVVAIVVPAGPVYAHGAPTTPISRSAACAGNGTQTSAPACKAAKAATGGFIGAFDNLRIANVNGNDRKVVPDGKLCSGGLDAYRGLDLPRDDFPATEVKSGQTLKIAYRGTIPHQGEFRIFLTKPGYDPSERLRWDDLGSKPLASFTDPPLTGGAYRMKVTLPERAGRHMLYVVWETSSTPDTYYSCSDLVFPAAATKAPTAAPTTAPAKAATTKAAPITTKAPATPDRTTPAPAETAPTAAETSAEPVLAAATSQDSTDVGHWLIAGALGAAVIAGVIALLGRRRRRP
- a CDS encoding FKBP-type peptidyl-prolyl cis-trans isomerase, with product MNKPDVGPIPDEAPADLVIEDIVEGTGPEAKPGEYVSVHYVGVAQSTGKEFDASYNRGQALGFRVGGQQVIAGWDQGVAGMKVGGRRKLTIPPHLGYGSAGAGGVIKPNETLIFVVDLVEVH
- a CDS encoding RNA-binding S4 domain-containing protein, producing MRDVPIDGDMIRLGQFLKLADLIETGGEGKILIASGDVAVNGEVDTRRGRQLHPGDVVTVQGRSARVVP
- a CDS encoding DUF1775 domain-containing protein, with amino-acid sequence MGTALTLVATAGALGVAGPAFADVTISPSSAPQGSGQNLAYHVVNDATQPITRVTLRIPADTPIAEVYPLSVDDWAPQIEWQELSTPLKTIHNGTPVTQVPKSITWIAVGGKAIAPGGAADLSVAVGPLPTLSTVQFTLVGTYADGKTGPAMTAGMTLTPDPDGAAAAAGHHGAAATEAASDEEQLFADTVAQAQDDDRGGSALAMGGWVVAALALIGAGWMVLRNRHRATEPDEPGEPEESPAPEATSEAPEPSEEKETVSASRWSYHG